In Candidatus Vicinibacter proximus, the genomic stretch AACGCAATCGCAGAAAAAAACATTCGTAGACTGGCCACCTGAGTTGGATTAAAAGACACCAAACTGTGTTTGATAAAATAGTAACTGAATCCCCAAATGATGGTGAGTATGATTAACAGCGACCATGCAAAAAGATCGGGCTTTTTTTCTGACATTTTTTAAATTCTGGCCGGCAAAGATAGCCATTATATTTACCAATCCAAGGTTGATCAAATTAGCTGAGTATGCATAATATATCAAGCACCCTTCGTTATTTAACTTTTATGAAAAGAAAATCACACAATACTTGCAACGAAATGCCGTTTTGATAATCTTAAAAAAGGTTATAAAACGAAGTATGTTCAGAATGTTAGCTGCGGTGATTCTTTTCACCATATTTATCCCAACTATACAGGCGCAAAGATTTACTGTGCATGGTACGGTCACCGATCAAAAATCAGGCGAACAGTTAATAGCCGCAAGTATTTTTGACATGATAAGTCTGGATGGAGCCAACTCAAATAACTATGGATTTTATTCACTTTCCTTAAAACAAGGAAAAATAAAACTCAAATGCGCGTACGTAGGGTATGAAGAAAAATTAATAGAGTTTGTCTTAAATAAGGATACATTAATCAATATTCAACTCAATCAGGGACTCACCTTACAAGAAGTGGAAATTGTATCTTCAAGAGAAGAACGAATTGAAAGATCGACGCGCATGAGCACCATCGATGTTCCTATTGAACAAATAAAAAAAGTACCTGCGTTATTTGGCGAAGTGGATGTATTGAAAGCTTTGCAACTACTTCCCGGTGTAAATGGAGGTTCGGAAGGAACGAGCGGATTGTACGTGCGTGGTGGAAGTCCTGATCAAAATCTGATTTTACTGGATGGCACCCCGGTCTACAATGTCTACCATTTGGGTGGAATATTTTCGGTTTTCAATGCGGATGCTTTAAAAAATGTCAGCCTCACTAAAGGAGGTTTTCCTGCAAGATATGGTGGTCGACTTTCTTCCATTCTTGAAATAAACATGAAAGAAGGAAATATGACAAGTTTTCACGGCGAAGGAGGGATTGGAATTATTTCTTCAAGATTGGCGCTGGAAGGGCCTATAGTTAAAAACAAAGCCTCCTTCATGATCTCAGGACGACGAACCTATCTGGACGTAATCGCAGCACCATTTCTGGCTGCCTCTCAAACAGATGAAGAAAAGGTTGATTTAGGATTGCATTTCTATGATCTGAATGCCAAAATGAATTGGATTATTAATCCGAAACACAGACTTTATCTAAGTGGTTATCTGGGAGAAGACTTGTTTTCAACAGGTATTGAGTCAAAGGAAGTGGGTACGGACTACACTAAAACAGATGCCGGAATTGACTGGGGAAATATTACGACTGCCTTGCGCTGGAACTACAACATCAATCCAAAATTATTCGCCAACACTTCCCTAAATTACAGTAAATACCAATTTAATTTTCGAGCCGGATATGAGGAACAAACCAATAAACAAAAAGAAGCCATTTCTGCCGTTTATCTAAGTGGAATAGAAGACTACACCCTTAAAACGGATTTTGACTATGCGCCACTTCCCAATCATTCCGTTAAGTTTGGAAGTCAAATCATCCGACATAGATATAATCCGGGCGCCTCACAATTCAAGAGCAATGTTTTTGGTTCAGCCATTGATACAACACTGGGAGATGCTTCACTTTGGGCTACTGAGTCTTCTCTTTATGCAGAAGACGACATGCGGTTTGGTAGCCTGGGATTGAATCTTGGTGTACACACGAGTGGCTTTTATGTTCAACAAAAATTCTTTACCTCCCTCCAACCAAGAATTGCTGCAAGATATCTGCTTCGCAATGATTTTACAGTAAAGGCATCTTTCGCGACGATGACACAATACATCAATCTATTGACGAATGAAGGCGCAGGACTTCCTTCCGATCTTTGGGTTCCAAGCACAAAAAATATTCAACCTCAAAACTCCTGGCAATCAGCCGTGGGTTTAGTTAAAGTATTTAAAGAAGACTATGAATGCAGTGTAGAAGCGTACTATAAAAAAATGAATCGGGTACTTTCCTATAAAGAAGGAGCCAGCTTTTTTGAAGGGAACAGTTCGTGGGAAGACCGAGTTACGCAAGGAGAAGGCGAAGCCTATGGCATGGAATTTTTTGTTCAAAAGAAAAAAGGCAAATTCAACGGTTGGATTGGTTACACCTTATCCTGGAATTATCGTCAGTTTGACGAAATCAACAGCGGCAATAAATACAGATTCCGATATGATCGCCGACATGATTTTGAAATTGTGGCCAATTACCAAATTACCAAAACGTGGGCCATATCGGGAAGTTGGCAGTATGCCACAGGAAATGCCATCACCCTACCATTATTAAAATATCAAACTTTCGATCCTTTTAATTTCTATAATTTTGAAATTGAAATTCAAGGAGAAAAAAATGGATATACGATGCCTCATTATCACAGATTAGACCTGAGTGTTGAATATCGTCAGAAAAGAAAAAAATTCGAAGAGGCCTGGGTCTTTGGTGTGTACAACGCTTATGCCAGAGCAAATCCATTTTTTATCACTACCGATAGAGAATATGATGGCAGAGAATACAAAACGGTATTTAAACAAGTAGCATTACTTCCACTCATCCCAAATATCAGTTACCAATTTAAATTTTAATCCAATGAAATCTATATATCTTTTTTTAGTTTTCAGTTTTGTGTTGTTGAGTTCTTGTCAGGATTTTTTTTACAAAGATGTTGAAATTGAAGTAGATAAATTTCCGCCTGGTTATGCCATGACAGCTTTATGGGCAAATGATGAAAACGGAAATTCCATACTTGTATCTGATGCTGTCGGAATCCTGGAAAAATCTCCTGAGCCCGTTGACTCAAGTCAATTGCAATTGTCGATTAATCAAAAACTATATGGCAATTATAAAATAGGAAAAGGAACCTGGAAAATACCTTCCTTTCCTTTGGCAGCAGGTGATGTGGTGGACCTCAAATTAAATATTCAAGACAAAGCAGTCTTGGAATCCATTCAGACAATGCCCGACTCCATTAATATTCTCAACGTCAAATTCATCAGAGATTCGCTCGTAAAAGGATTCGACCAGTCGTATTATGATTTTTTCAAGATCAGAATTAAAGATGACGCTGCATCCCATAACTACTACAAGGTAAATGCATATTATGTCTACGATTTGGAGGAAGACAGTACCAACATTCAATACGAAAGCAGATTTATGGAAGCTGTGGATTTATCACGTACGGATGGCGAAATCATCAAAGATGATTTTTTTAATGGCAAAGAATATGAGTTGATCTTCAGGACATACAGCTATGATCCCGGATATAAACTTATAGGAATACTCCTAGATTGTCATAATTTAAGCAAAGATTACTATTTGTTTGAAAGTTCAAAAATAAGGTCTTCTTACAGTAATGGCAATCCATTTGCAGAGCCGACTACCATTCACCAAAATATAAAAAATGGGTATGGGATTTTTGGATTGTCAAATAAAACCAGATACCTGATCAGGATATAGACAAATTATCATATTTTTGGACAACTATACAATCCAGCTAAATATGAAAACAAATCTACTTGTCTTTGCCTGTCTGATGATCTCTGTTGCTTTATCAGCCCAATCTCCTAAAAAGGCACTCTATGAACACTTTACCCAGGCATCCTGCCCACCCTGTGCATCGGTAAATCCAGTTCTCCATCCAATATTGGACCGAAATAAAGATAAAGTAGTTCAAATTACCCACCAGGTGAGTTGGCCTGGATATGATCCAATGAACGAAGACAATCCGTCCGAAGTAGCCAACAGAGTCAGCTATTATGGGACGAATGCAGTTCCCTCCGGATTTTTGGAAGGAAAAAAAGTCCAGTTGACCCCATCCATTAGTGTTACGGATGATTTGCTGCAACAAGCTGCTGAAGCGGCATCTAATTATGACCTGGAAATAATTCCTAAACTAAATGCGGGCATTAATGAATTGGATGTGGAAGTAAAAGTGAAACTTACCGATGCAATGGTCGGAAGACCTGTCCTGCGGGTAGTGGTAATGGAAAAAGTGATTCGCTTTACTAAAGCTCCTGGAACTAACGGAGAAAAAGAGTTTTTTCATGTAGTAAAGAAATTTCTTCCAGGTACGGCCGGAACGGTAATTGCAGATCTCACCATAAAAGGAGACACAAGAGTTTACAATTTCAATTACAAATTTAACAATCTCTATGATTTTAAAAATTTAGAGGTCGCTGCGTTTATTCAAAATGACCTTACCAAAGAAGCCTTGCAAGCCGCTAATACAGAGGTAACTTTTCCACAAACTCAGGGAATTGATTTGGTATTAAGATCCGGAACACCCAGCAATACTGCAGAGATAAAAACAATTTGTGCCACCAAAACATTTCCGACGGTTAATTTCATGAACATTGGAAATACTCCAATCACAAAAATTTTGTTTCGTTATTCCTGCAACAACGGTCCTGTTTCAGAATACAATTGGACCGGTAACATAGCCTATCTTGCAGAAAAGACGATTGCCCTTGGTGAATTAGAAATTCCTTTTATCCGCAAGAGTGGAAATTCTATCCATGTGGTAGCTGTGGAAATAAATGGCAATCCGGATGTCGATCCAGCCAACAACATTTTGGACATTGCCTTTGAAGCACCTCCGGCAACAACGCTAAATTCAAGGATTGAAATCAAACCATTATCCAAACCGGATTTGATCAGTTTTGAACTTTCTGATGACGCGGGAATTGTCATCCTTAAAGATGGACCTTTTGCAAATAATACTTTAAAATCTTATCCGCTTACACTGGATAAAGACAGATGTTACAAATTATCCATAAACAATCGTCACGTTAGTGTGAATGGTACAGCAAGATTATTTGACGAGAACAATAATCTGTTGTTCAACACTTCTCTTTCCAGCCAAAAAGTATTTACCAATGATTTTACTACCTACGAACTGGTTACACAGTCTTCAAATCCTACAAATGAAATTAATCATTTCGATATCCTGCCAAATCCAGCAAGGGAAGAGATAAATCTAAGTTGGTATTCAGAAAGGAATCAGGATGCTCAATTGAGCATTATTACCACGCAAGGTGCAACCATATTAAATAACAAAATCAAAATGACTTCAGGCGCAAATTTCATTACCATGAGAGATGGAAGAATTTTACCTGGCGTTTATCTTGTGCAAATCAAAACTAAAAATCAATCGTTCATTAAAAAATTGATCGTTCAAAAATAGTTTTGCTTTATTCTGTCTTTGTAAAAAAGCTTTAAACAAGATTAAATTCAATTAAAGGCCTTTTCTACCAACTCAATAAGTTGGGCATCGTGTACTTTTTTATAACCGACGGCAGTAGATGCACTGGCTGGTCTGGAAATGTAATTAATGGGACCAAAAGTCCAGTGGGTTCTAAGATGGTTTGCAGCGCCCATATTGGCCGGCTCTTCCTGCACCCAATGGAATGAAGCTTTTGAAAAATCATGGCACAATTTTTCCAGTTGCTTTTCCGGAAAAGGGTAAAGTTGTTCTAAACGGACGATCATCACTTTTTCCATATTGTTCTTCTCCTGGTAGGCCAATAGATCATAATACACCTGACCGGAACATAGGAGAACTTTTTGAATCGCTTTCTTGTCCTTGATATCAGGAATAAGTAATTCTTTAAAATTATTGCCCTCTAAAAATTCTTCACGACTTGAAATACACTTTGGAAGTCTGAACAAAGACTTGGGAGACATTACAATTAAAGGTTTTCTGAAATCGAAACTCAATTGTCTTCTCAACAAATGAAAATAGTTGGCCGGTGTGGAAACATTAGCTACTATGATATTAAGTTCGGCTGCTGCCTGAAGATATCTTTCTAATCTTCCTGAAGAATGCTCCGGACCCTGACCATCATAACCATGAGGCAACAATAGAACCAAACCAGTCATTCTGTTCCATTTTACTTCAGCAGTGGCAATATACTGATCAAAAATTACCTGCGCGCCATTGGCAAAATCTCCAAACTGTGCTTCCCAAATGACCAAATGATTTGGAGTCGCGAGAGAATATCCATACTCAAATCCAAGCACCGCAAATTCAGACAAAAGAGAATTATAGATAAAGAACTTTCCTTGTCGATCTGAAATGGAAGAAAGTCTGTTGTATTCTGTATTGTTCTCTTCATCAAACAACACAGCATGCCGGTGTGAAAATGTACCACGCTTAACATCCTGTCCGCTTAATCTGACATTCTTACCTTCTTCCAGCAAACTTGCATAAGCCATAAGTTCTGCGGTGGCCCAATCAAACTGATTGCTGTCGGTCATTTTTTTCCAGGAGGTAATCAATCGGTTGACTTTAGGCAAGACATTAAAATTATCTGGCGTACTGAGTAACTTACCCAACAAAAAATCAAATTTATCCAATGAAATACCCGTAACCGGACTGTGTTCAAAATCCATTGCCGTTACCCTTTTACGTAGGGCCCTCCAGGCTAACTCAGGTTCCTGATAGCTGTAAGGAAGTGGATTTTGCTTTACCTGGTCCAATCTCTCCTGAAGTAAATTCCAGAAGTTTTGCTCCATTTCTTCCGCAAGTTTTTTCTCCACTTCTCCTCTCTTAGTCAATACGGAAATATACTGGTCTCGGACATTGGGATGATTTTGTATGATGTCATACATTTCAGGTTGTGTAAATTTAGGATCATCCCCTTCATTATGTCCATGTCTTCGGTAACAGACCATGTCTATAAAAACATCCGCATTAAATTCCTGACGATAAGCGATTGCTAATTCTGACGCATACACCACAGCCTCCGGGTCATCACCGTTGACATGAAAAACAGGCGCCTGAACCAAACTTGCCACACTTGTGGAATAGGTAGAGGATCTTGCGTCATCAAAATCAGTGGTAAAACCAATTTGATTGTTGATCACAAAATGTATGGTTCCTCCTGTATAAAAACCTTCCAACTGAGACATCTGCAAGGTTTCGTAAACGATTCCCTGACCAGCAACCGCAGCATCACCGTGAATCAATATAGGTAGTATCTTGTCGTAGTCAGATTGGTAGAGCAAATCTGCCTTGGCCCTGGACAATCCCTCCACAACTGGATCTACGGATTCGAGGTGTGAGGGGTTTGGAGCCAATTTTAGCTGCACCATTTTACCAGAGGTGGTTTTAATTTGTGAAGACAGCCCAAGATGATATTTCACATCTCCTGAACCAAAACTAAGGTCCGGCACTGCAGTTCCTTCAAATTCGCTAAAAATCTGTTCATATGTCTTCCCCATGATGTTTGCCAAAACGTTAAGTCTTCCCCGATGTGCCATTCCAATGACCACCTCCTCAACCCCCAATTCAGCGCCTGAATTAATCAATGCATCCAAAGCAGGAATGGTACTTTCGCCTCCCTCCAGGGAAAATCTTTTCTGCCCCACATACTTGGTGTGAAGAAATTTTTCAAAAATCACAGAACCATTCAAACGCTCTAAAATTCTTTTCTTTTGTGCTAATCCTAAACCATAATCCGAAGCAGACAATGGTCGGGATTCAATTTTATTTTGAAGCCAAATTCTTCTTTCGCGGTCTTCAATGTGGGAAATTTCAAATCCAATTTTACGGCAATAAATACTTTCCAGATGGTCAAGAATCCTTTCGAGGGTTGCATTAGCTAACCCCAGCTCTTTTCCTGCCTGCACAGGAACGTTCATGTCCTCATCCGTCAATCCATAGTCCTGAAGACTAAGGTGGGCCTTGCGGTCCCTGCGGGGCCTTATGGGGTTGGTGTCAGACAATAGATGTCCTCTGTTTCTATACCCATGGATAAGCGACAAAATAGCCAACTCCTTATGGATCTGACCATTTCCTGAGGTGGTAACTGAATCTCCGCCCTCTTGTCGTCCCAATTCAAATCCTTTAAAAAAAAGTCCCCAATCTGCTTCTACCGCATTAGGGTCTGATTTCCAGGTCTGATATAAGTTTTCAAGGAATGCCGGATGGGCATTAGCCAAAAAAGAAAAGTCTTTCATAATTTGCGATTTGTTAAAAAGGGCTTGATGTGCCACTTTCCCAACTCTTGCAAAAAAACATAAAATGCACCGCCTTGTTCACTGATGCGAACAAGAATCTCTATTCCTTAATTTTTAGGTGTGTCCTTAGACAAGCCGCTGGTACATTCGTAAACATGAGTGTCAAAATCAGTCCAGATCGGTTTTTTACCGTATTTGGTGAGTATCTCAGGACAGTCTTTGAACAATACCGGAAAAGCATCGGCATAATCTTTCTTTTTGAGCTTGTACGCTGCAGCTTCACCTACTTTAATAAAATAAGACTTATCATCACCACCAGCAACTGTAAAACCTCCAATACCTACAGATGCTGTTTCTGCTGCCTGAGGATCATGAAAAACCAATATTCTTTCTGAAAAACCCGGATTCACCACCTGCATTAATAAATCTTCAGGTTCCTTTTTAAGTATAACCTTTGTGCTGACAAAATAGGCATATCCTTTCTTGATATGTTCCATATCGATTTCACCGGAATAGGTTTTTACATTCATCATGGCATTGTCCATATCCATTAATTTCTGGAAGCCGCTTGCAGGCAGATACATCTCTTTGATGTCCTTTGCCTCCAGCTCATGTTTCTTTTTATCAGCAGTTTTGATGGTAATTTCTTCGATGAGCCCTTTCCTCCTATCCAGCTGATTCATTTCTCCCTCTAGTTTAGAGCCATCTTTCAAGGTAATATAACATGGTTTATTTTTTGAAAATAAATCAAATGCCGGCAAAAAATTTTGTGCATGCAAATTAAAAAATACGCAACAAGTAAACGCACATAAAATTATACTTTTCATATTGGAAAATTTTAGACAATGCTAACGAACCAAACCCTGTTTTAATTGTGCTAAAAAAATTAAATCGGGAATTCGACGAATCCCCGACTTAACAGCTTGTTGATTCAATGGAACATGGGATCAATGTTTATTTTGGTCTTTTTGCTTGTGGTATAAAGTCTTTTGTTTCTTCTATTTTGATACCTTTTGAATCATGCTTTGCTCTTAATGTTTCCTTTTTGTGGTAAACTTCATAATTTTCGTATCCCTTTCTTACTGCTTTAACCTCCCAATCAAAATTAAAATTTCCTTTTCCACCTTTCAATTCTTTTACTCTGAATCCATTCGCATTTTTCTCCACCACTGCAATACCATAAGTATCCGAAAATGCAGGTGTCAATTGAACGGTGACAGATTGTGTATTGACTACTTTTTTAAAATGATCCGAATAAGAAACAAAAGCTTCTCCATTAATCAATTCTCCACTGCCTCGCTCATAGGCTCCGGCTTCGGGTCCTTCTACGCAAGCATACCAAATTTCCTGACCACTTTCCAGAGGATCATCCATTCTAAAACTTTTTACATCGCCAAACACCACTCCCTGACCGAATGTATTCAAATACATACCTGCAGATTCTCCACCTGCTCCATCGCCTATTCCCAAAAAAGGATAATTAGGACCAACACTACTGTAACCTGCATATACATTTAATTGGTTGGTGTTTGAGTTGCCGATATACATTTCCCCGGTAGAACTCGTACTTAGCAACTCAATTACCTCACGATTAGTTTTTGCAGAAGACAGACTGAAATAAGGTTGCGTCTGATCACTTACCAGAGAAGTCATATTAATTCTTTCCTTTCCAAATTTATCATACAGATGAATTCCACCTCCCCATGTTGCAGCATTGTAAAGGGAAACTATAGATTTACTTCCATTGTAGTACACGAGTGTACTGTCATTCACGTCCACTCCGGAATATTCTAACGGTGCGTCTTTGGTTTTTCTATAAATTTCAAACTCATTGGCAAACAGGTGAGAACCACGATCCGGTGAGGCCATATCAAAATGTATTTCATAAGGATTTAAAAATGACCTAAT encodes the following:
- a CDS encoding T9SS type A sorting domain-containing protein, with the translated sequence MKTNLLVFACLMISVALSAQSPKKALYEHFTQASCPPCASVNPVLHPILDRNKDKVVQITHQVSWPGYDPMNEDNPSEVANRVSYYGTNAVPSGFLEGKKVQLTPSISVTDDLLQQAAEAASNYDLEIIPKLNAGINELDVEVKVKLTDAMVGRPVLRVVVMEKVIRFTKAPGTNGEKEFFHVVKKFLPGTAGTVIADLTIKGDTRVYNFNYKFNNLYDFKNLEVAAFIQNDLTKEALQAANTEVTFPQTQGIDLVLRSGTPSNTAEIKTICATKTFPTVNFMNIGNTPITKILFRYSCNNGPVSEYNWTGNIAYLAEKTIALGELEIPFIRKSGNSIHVVAVEINGNPDVDPANNILDIAFEAPPATTLNSRIEIKPLSKPDLISFELSDDAGIVILKDGPFANNTLKSYPLTLDKDRCYKLSINNRHVSVNGTARLFDENNNLLFNTSLSSQKVFTNDFTTYELVTQSSNPTNEINHFDILPNPAREEINLSWYSERNQDAQLSIITTQGATILNNKIKMTSGANFITMRDGRILPGVYLVQIKTKNQSFIKKLIVQK
- a CDS encoding TonB-dependent receptor plug domain-containing protein codes for the protein MFRMLAAVILFTIFIPTIQAQRFTVHGTVTDQKSGEQLIAASIFDMISLDGANSNNYGFYSLSLKQGKIKLKCAYVGYEEKLIEFVLNKDTLINIQLNQGLTLQEVEIVSSREERIERSTRMSTIDVPIEQIKKVPALFGEVDVLKALQLLPGVNGGSEGTSGLYVRGGSPDQNLILLDGTPVYNVYHLGGIFSVFNADALKNVSLTKGGFPARYGGRLSSILEINMKEGNMTSFHGEGGIGIISSRLALEGPIVKNKASFMISGRRTYLDVIAAPFLAASQTDEEKVDLGLHFYDLNAKMNWIINPKHRLYLSGYLGEDLFSTGIESKEVGTDYTKTDAGIDWGNITTALRWNYNINPKLFANTSLNYSKYQFNFRAGYEEQTNKQKEAISAVYLSGIEDYTLKTDFDYAPLPNHSVKFGSQIIRHRYNPGASQFKSNVFGSAIDTTLGDASLWATESSLYAEDDMRFGSLGLNLGVHTSGFYVQQKFFTSLQPRIAARYLLRNDFTVKASFATMTQYINLLTNEGAGLPSDLWVPSTKNIQPQNSWQSAVGLVKVFKEDYECSVEAYYKKMNRVLSYKEGASFFEGNSSWEDRVTQGEGEAYGMEFFVQKKKGKFNGWIGYTLSWNYRQFDEINSGNKYRFRYDRRHDFEIVANYQITKTWAISGSWQYATGNAITLPLLKYQTFDPFNFYNFEIEIQGEKNGYTMPHYHRLDLSVEYRQKRKKFEEAWVFGVYNAYARANPFFITTDREYDGREYKTVFKQVALLPLIPNISYQFKF
- a CDS encoding 2-oxoglutarate dehydrogenase E1 component, coding for MKDFSFLANAHPAFLENLYQTWKSDPNAVEADWGLFFKGFELGRQEGGDSVTTSGNGQIHKELAILSLIHGYRNRGHLLSDTNPIRPRRDRKAHLSLQDYGLTDEDMNVPVQAGKELGLANATLERILDHLESIYCRKIGFEISHIEDRERRIWLQNKIESRPLSASDYGLGLAQKKRILERLNGSVIFEKFLHTKYVGQKRFSLEGGESTIPALDALINSGAELGVEEVVIGMAHRGRLNVLANIMGKTYEQIFSEFEGTAVPDLSFGSGDVKYHLGLSSQIKTTSGKMVQLKLAPNPSHLESVDPVVEGLSRAKADLLYQSDYDKILPILIHGDAAVAGQGIVYETLQMSQLEGFYTGGTIHFVINNQIGFTTDFDDARSSTYSTSVASLVQAPVFHVNGDDPEAVVYASELAIAYRQEFNADVFIDMVCYRRHGHNEGDDPKFTQPEMYDIIQNHPNVRDQYISVLTKRGEVEKKLAEEMEQNFWNLLQERLDQVKQNPLPYSYQEPELAWRALRKRVTAMDFEHSPVTGISLDKFDFLLGKLLSTPDNFNVLPKVNRLITSWKKMTDSNQFDWATAELMAYASLLEEGKNVRLSGQDVKRGTFSHRHAVLFDEENNTEYNRLSSISDRQGKFFIYNSLLSEFAVLGFEYGYSLATPNHLVIWEAQFGDFANGAQVIFDQYIATAEVKWNRMTGLVLLLPHGYDGQGPEHSSGRLERYLQAAAELNIIVANVSTPANYFHLLRRQLSFDFRKPLIVMSPKSLFRLPKCISSREEFLEGNNFKELLIPDIKDKKAIQKVLLCSGQVYYDLLAYQEKNNMEKVMIVRLEQLYPFPEKQLEKLCHDFSKASFHWVQEEPANMGAANHLRTHWTFGPINYISRPASASTAVGYKKVHDAQLIELVEKAFN
- a CDS encoding DUF4249 family protein is translated as MKSIYLFLVFSFVLLSSCQDFFYKDVEIEVDKFPPGYAMTALWANDENGNSILVSDAVGILEKSPEPVDSSQLQLSINQKLYGNYKIGKGTWKIPSFPLAAGDVVDLKLNIQDKAVLESIQTMPDSINILNVKFIRDSLVKGFDQSYYDFFKIRIKDDAASHNYYKVNAYYVYDLEEDSTNIQYESRFMEAVDLSRTDGEIIKDDFFNGKEYELIFRTYSYDPGYKLIGILLDCHNLSKDYYLFESSKIRSSYSNGNPFAEPTTIHQNIKNGYGIFGLSNKTRYLIRI